One genomic segment of Intestinimonas butyriciproducens includes these proteins:
- a CDS encoding serine hydrolase domain-containing protein yields MRIQHTLSAVLAGLLLAAALSAPALAAEDARIRTREEAARHAVRLAAEYGGADSIRYALWEGGEITLQGGWGVYSRSENRALTEDILYGVGSVSKTYTAAAVLKLCEGGALTLETPVAEILPEFCMADERYQSITVRMLLDHSSGLMGDSTRNAFLFDDTDPQAADALLRRLATQRLKAEPGAYCVYSNDGYTLAELVVEAASGMEYMDYVRAALLAPGELADTFAPGGDFDPDRLARTYASPQDPWALPQDTLGIVGTGGIYATAADLASFGGLLCGTELLSRASLDAMTADWAARGLWPEDSADDQLGYGLGWDNVHMFPFGQNGIQALVKGGDTLRYHAGLIVLPEHDMAVAVLSSGGVSTYNQLAGARILVDALAQRGITVDESWSLPEAEPARLPQAVLSYAGTYAGLTGMLTASFDEAGALTLAAPAALGGAPMTLTYYDDGSFRGEEETLLVKFIPEENGRVYLYEKAYSDIPGLVPLGAASYAMERLEPNGEASEEALAAWEARGEKLYLIANEKYTSQVYLSGPFTAVSTLAEAPGYAALDWIEDADTARQYLQLPGTGSRNGADYTVQVEDGTEYLTVGDYLCMDSAAARPLWGGEGAYTTIQSDGRARWYQVGALAGGTLNVTLPEAGAFYVYDQLGQVVAGSWAFGDTHALLPEGGWIVFAGEPGTRFPLSVTEEAQ; encoded by the coding sequence ATGAGAATTCAGCACACCCTGTCGGCGGTCCTGGCCGGGCTGCTGCTTGCCGCAGCCCTCTCCGCGCCCGCCCTGGCGGCGGAGGACGCCCGGATCAGGACCCGGGAGGAGGCCGCCCGGCACGCCGTCCGGCTTGCGGCGGAGTATGGAGGCGCGGACAGCATCCGCTACGCCCTCTGGGAGGGGGGAGAGATCACGCTCCAGGGCGGCTGGGGAGTCTATTCCCGCAGTGAAAACCGGGCGCTTACCGAGGATATTCTCTACGGTGTGGGCTCGGTGTCCAAGACGTATACGGCCGCAGCGGTGCTGAAGCTCTGTGAAGGGGGGGCCCTGACGCTGGAGACGCCGGTGGCGGAGATCCTGCCGGAGTTCTGCATGGCAGACGAGCGGTATCAGAGCATCACGGTGCGGATGCTCCTGGACCATTCCTCCGGCCTGATGGGGGACAGCACCCGCAATGCCTTTCTCTTTGACGATACCGATCCACAGGCCGCCGATGCGCTGCTCCGGCGCCTCGCCACGCAGCGGCTCAAGGCCGAGCCGGGCGCCTACTGCGTCTACTCCAACGATGGCTATACTCTGGCCGAGCTGGTGGTGGAGGCGGCCTCCGGAATGGAATACATGGACTATGTCCGCGCCGCCCTTCTGGCGCCGGGGGAGCTGGCAGACACCTTCGCCCCCGGCGGGGACTTCGACCCGGACCGCCTGGCCAGGACCTACGCCTCCCCCCAGGATCCCTGGGCCCTGCCTCAGGATACCCTGGGTATCGTAGGCACCGGCGGCATCTACGCCACCGCCGCGGACCTTGCCTCCTTCGGCGGCCTCCTCTGCGGCACGGAACTGCTGAGCCGGGCGTCCCTGGACGCCATGACCGCCGACTGGGCCGCGCGGGGCCTGTGGCCGGAGGACAGCGCCGACGACCAACTGGGGTATGGCCTGGGCTGGGACAATGTGCACATGTTTCCCTTTGGGCAAAACGGTATCCAGGCCCTGGTAAAAGGCGGAGACACGTTGCGCTACCACGCGGGGCTCATCGTCCTGCCGGAGCACGATATGGCGGTGGCCGTACTCTCCTCCGGCGGTGTGAGCACCTATAACCAACTGGCAGGGGCCCGCATCCTGGTCGACGCCCTGGCCCAGCGGGGGATCACTGTGGACGAATCCTGGTCGCTTCCCGAGGCGGAGCCCGCCCGGCTCCCCCAGGCGGTCCTGTCATATGCCGGGACGTACGCCGGGCTCACCGGTATGCTTACCGCCTCTTTTGACGAGGCGGGCGCCCTGACGCTGGCCGCTCCTGCGGCGCTGGGCGGCGCTCCTATGACGCTCACCTACTATGACGACGGGTCTTTCCGGGGCGAGGAGGAGACCCTCCTGGTAAAATTTATCCCCGAGGAGAATGGACGGGTCTATCTCTATGAGAAGGCCTATTCCGACATTCCGGGGCTCGTCCCTCTGGGGGCGGCCAGCTATGCCATGGAGCGCCTGGAGCCCAATGGGGAGGCGTCCGAAGAGGCCCTGGCCGCCTGGGAGGCCAGAGGGGAGAAGCTCTACCTCATCGCCAACGAGAAGTATACCTCCCAGGTGTACCTCTCCGGCCCCTTCACCGCCGTCTCCACCTTGGCCGAGGCGCCCGGCTACGCGGCCCTGGACTGGATCGAGGATGCGGACACCGCGCGGCAGTATCTCCAGCTCCCCGGTACCGGGAGCCGCAACGGTGCGGACTATACGGTGCAGGTGGAGGACGGCACAGAGTATCTCACTGTGGGCGATTACCTGTGCATGGACTCCGCCGCCGCCCGCCCCCTTTGGGGTGGGGAGGGGGCCTACACCACCATCCAGTCCGACGGCCGGGCCCGCTGGTATCAGGTCGGGGCGCTGGCGGGCGGGACGCTGAATGTCACGCTGCCCGAGGCGGGGGCTTTTTACGTATACGACCAGCTTGGGCAGGTCGTGGCCGGGTCCTGGGCGTTTGGAGATACCCACGCCCTGCTTCCGGAGGGCGGCTGGATCGTTTTCGCCGGCGAACCGGGCACGCGGTTTCCTCTCTCCGTAACGGAAGAAGCGCAATAA
- a CDS encoding LTA synthase family protein has protein sequence MELRPDLLLPAAALAIALLAGLLLYGLPLGQALCWALAFGALLPLRFSVNGRAGRGLSSLAFVLGPLLCFFLVECMNYNYAPWRDFSLLQIGLNLVWYYMIAGAVYLLAGRLVLSAGISAGLFVLIGLMNRYVIRFRGRTIFPGDLLTLRTAANVAGNYDYWPDEVQLRCLLALALFCLLLWKLPRNPGRRLPRLRVVLPLAAACAVYLCVFFRTGFLSWAGIEPSLWTTRGNGFLLNFSVCLRYSTVAEPEGYSQEALEAVRAETEGDAEAMGPAVGGHSPVNLIVIMNESFSDLTETFGLETNEDPMPFLHGLTENTVKGTAYSSVFGGTTANSEFEFLTGNTMAFLPDGTVPFQMYVTPGMPNLGAQMKALGYETVFMHPYLSSGWNRTAVYRDFGFDRILFQRDFTDAAFMRNYITDRSNYENLIRLYEEKEAGEPLFVFNVTMQNHSAYNVPWTGLDKTVWLTGAMEGRFHTVNQYLSLIRESDSAFQYLVEYFSQVEEPTMILIFGDHQPQVATNFYTEVLGGAFDTLDAGTAQRRQKVPFVLWANYDIPEEQGTELSLNYLSSLLLETAGLPRTGYQQFLSALRETVPAVNGVGYRDADGAWYKRRSELSEAARASLLQYEMLQYNLLFDDEENRLADFFTLPEQNGGST, from the coding sequence ATGGAGCTGCGGCCGGACCTGCTGCTCCCGGCTGCGGCGCTGGCCATCGCTCTGCTGGCGGGACTTCTTCTCTACGGGCTACCCCTGGGGCAGGCGCTTTGCTGGGCGCTGGCCTTCGGCGCGCTCCTCCCCCTCCGCTTTTCCGTGAACGGGCGGGCCGGGCGCGGCCTCTCCAGCCTGGCCTTTGTGCTGGGGCCTCTGCTGTGCTTTTTCTTGGTGGAGTGTATGAATTACAACTACGCTCCCTGGAGGGATTTTTCCCTCCTCCAGATCGGCCTCAATCTGGTGTGGTATTACATGATCGCCGGTGCGGTCTACCTGCTGGCGGGACGGCTGGTCCTCTCCGCCGGGATTTCCGCCGGACTTTTCGTCCTGATTGGGCTCATGAATCGCTATGTCATCCGGTTCCGGGGCCGCACCATCTTTCCGGGCGACCTCCTCACCCTGCGTACGGCCGCCAATGTGGCCGGAAATTACGACTACTGGCCCGACGAGGTGCAGCTCCGGTGTCTGCTGGCGCTGGCCCTCTTCTGTCTCCTGCTGTGGAAGCTCCCCCGCAACCCGGGACGGCGGCTTCCCAGGCTGCGGGTGGTGCTACCCCTTGCGGCGGCCTGCGCGGTCTATCTGTGCGTCTTTTTCCGCACCGGGTTTCTGAGCTGGGCGGGGATCGAACCCTCCCTTTGGACCACCAGGGGAAACGGCTTTCTCCTCAATTTTTCCGTGTGCCTGCGCTACAGCACCGTGGCCGAGCCGGAGGGGTATTCCCAGGAGGCGCTGGAGGCGGTCCGGGCGGAGACGGAAGGAGACGCGGAGGCCATGGGGCCCGCCGTGGGCGGGCACAGCCCCGTCAACCTGATCGTCATTATGAACGAGTCCTTTTCCGATCTCACGGAGACCTTTGGTCTGGAGACCAACGAGGACCCCATGCCCTTTCTCCATGGCCTGACGGAGAACACGGTGAAGGGGACGGCCTACTCCTCGGTGTTCGGGGGCACCACGGCCAATTCCGAGTTTGAATTCCTCACGGGGAACACCATGGCCTTCCTGCCCGACGGCACCGTGCCCTTCCAGATGTACGTGACGCCGGGGATGCCCAATCTGGGCGCCCAGATGAAGGCGCTGGGGTATGAGACCGTGTTCATGCACCCCTACCTCTCCTCCGGGTGGAACCGGACGGCGGTCTATCGGGACTTCGGCTTCGACCGCATCCTCTTTCAGCGGGACTTTACCGACGCGGCCTTTATGCGCAATTACATCACGGACCGGTCCAACTATGAGAATCTGATCCGTCTTTACGAGGAGAAGGAGGCGGGCGAACCGCTCTTTGTCTTCAACGTCACCATGCAGAACCATAGTGCCTACAACGTGCCCTGGACGGGGCTGGACAAGACCGTGTGGCTCACCGGGGCGATGGAGGGACGGTTCCATACCGTCAACCAGTATCTCTCCCTCATCCGGGAGTCGGACAGCGCCTTTCAATATCTGGTGGAGTACTTCTCCCAGGTGGAAGAGCCCACCATGATCCTGATCTTCGGCGACCATCAGCCCCAGGTGGCCACCAATTTCTACACCGAGGTGCTGGGCGGGGCGTTCGACACCCTGGATGCCGGGACCGCCCAGAGGCGGCAAAAGGTGCCTTTCGTGCTCTGGGCCAACTATGATATTCCGGAGGAGCAGGGGACGGAGCTCTCCCTGAATTACCTCTCCTCCCTGCTGCTGGAGACGGCGGGCCTGCCCCGGACCGGATACCAGCAGTTCCTGAGCGCGCTCCGGGAGACCGTGCCGGCGGTCAACGGGGTGGGCTACCGGGATGCGGACGGGGCATGGTACAAGCGCAGAAGCGAGCTCTCCGAGGCCGCCAGGGCCAGCCTGCTCCAGTACGAGATGCTCCAATACAACCTGCTCTTTGACGACGAAGAAAACCGGCTGGCGGATTTTTTCACCCTGCCGGAACAGAATGGAGGATCGACATGA
- the pyk gene encoding pyruvate kinase yields the protein MMRKTKVICTLGPSVDNEETLRKLILAGMNCARFNFSHGTHESHLATLTKLKRVRDELGAPVASMLDTKGPEIRIKSFENGPITLTRGAEFTLSTEDVPGDEHQVSVTYENLHKELGEGCRVLVDDGLVELVVRRIEGRKIHCEVENGGTLSSNKSINIPDVHILLPSLTEKDREDLKFAVENDFDFIAASFVRKASDVEDIRACLRACGGDDIRIIAKIENREGVDNLDAIIAASDGVMVARGDLGVEIPAHEVPILQKKMIKATIRQGKPVITATQMLDSMIRNPRPTRAEVSDVANAVFDGTSCVMLSGETASGRYPLEALQTMVSTVEAAEGAIDYWGRFRENNLLPGISSINDAITHSCCLTAMDLGASAILAATKSGYTAKVISRFRPACPIVALCQSEQTRRQLAISWGVHPYLTGEVDSTDRLFSMAVDVARREGAVACGDTVVITAGVPIGISGTTNLIKAQVVGERA from the coding sequence ATGATGAGAAAGACAAAGGTGATCTGCACCCTGGGGCCCTCCGTGGACAACGAGGAAACCCTGCGCAAACTGATTTTGGCCGGGATGAACTGCGCCCGCTTCAATTTTTCCCACGGCACACACGAGAGCCATCTCGCCACCCTGACCAAGCTCAAGCGAGTCCGGGACGAGCTGGGGGCTCCGGTGGCCTCCATGCTGGACACCAAGGGGCCTGAGATCCGCATCAAGAGCTTTGAGAACGGGCCCATCACCCTGACCCGCGGCGCGGAATTCACCCTGAGCACCGAAGATGTGCCCGGTGACGAGCACCAGGTCTCCGTCACCTATGAGAACCTTCACAAGGAGCTCGGCGAGGGCTGCCGGGTGCTGGTGGACGACGGGCTGGTGGAGCTGGTGGTCCGCAGGATCGAGGGCAGAAAGATCCACTGCGAGGTGGAGAACGGCGGTACGCTTTCCAGCAATAAAAGCATCAACATTCCCGACGTGCACATCCTGCTGCCCTCTCTCACGGAAAAGGACAGGGAGGACCTGAAGTTCGCCGTGGAGAACGATTTCGACTTCATCGCCGCCTCCTTTGTGCGGAAGGCCTCCGACGTGGAGGATATCCGCGCCTGTCTGCGCGCGTGCGGCGGGGACGACATCCGCATCATCGCCAAGATCGAAAACCGGGAGGGCGTGGACAACCTGGACGCCATCATCGCCGCCTCCGACGGCGTCATGGTGGCCCGGGGAGATCTGGGGGTGGAGATTCCCGCCCATGAGGTGCCGATCCTACAGAAGAAGATGATCAAGGCCACCATCCGCCAGGGCAAGCCCGTTATTACTGCCACCCAGATGCTCGATTCCATGATCCGCAATCCCCGGCCCACCCGCGCCGAGGTCTCCGATGTGGCAAACGCCGTCTTTGACGGCACCTCCTGCGTCATGCTCTCCGGCGAGACCGCCTCCGGCAGATATCCGCTGGAGGCCCTCCAGACCATGGTGAGCACGGTGGAGGCCGCCGAGGGGGCCATCGACTATTGGGGCCGGTTTCGGGAGAACAATCTGCTCCCCGGCATCAGCTCCATCAACGACGCCATCACCCACTCCTGCTGTCTCACCGCCATGGACCTGGGCGCCTCTGCCATTCTGGCCGCTACCAAGAGCGGCTATACGGCCAAGGTCATTTCCCGCTTCCGCCCCGCCTGTCCCATCGTGGCGCTGTGCCAGAGCGAGCAGACCAGGCGGCAGCTCGCCATCTCCTGGGGCGTCCACCCCTACCTCACCGGAGAGGTGGATTCCACCGACCGGCTCTTCTCCATGGCTGTGGATGTGGCCCGGCGGGAGGGTGCGGTGGCATGCGGCGACACCGTGGTCATCACCGCCGGCGTGCCCATCGGCATCAGCGGCACCACTAACCTCATCAAGGCCCAGGTCGTGGGAGAGCGCGCCTGA
- a CDS encoding sigma-70 family RNA polymerase sigma factor, whose amino-acid sequence METTSCACVISICYLRDGALAEDAAQETFVRAWRSREDFRGASSEKTWLTSIAVNVCRNMLRSPWHSRRVDLEILERVPAEEREAVDDTVIRAVLGLPGKYREVVVLYYYQDCSTAEIAQALELPQGTVSIRLKRARERLKPALKEWYYAEY is encoded by the coding sequence ATGGAGACAACATCCTGCGCCTGTGTTATCTCTATCTGCTATCTGCGGGATGGGGCACTGGCGGAGGACGCGGCCCAGGAGACCTTTGTCCGGGCCTGGCGGAGTCGGGAGGACTTTCGGGGGGCATCCAGCGAAAAGACCTGGCTGACCAGCATTGCGGTCAATGTATGCCGGAACATGCTCCGGTCTCCCTGGCACAGCAGACGGGTGGATCTGGAGATTTTGGAGCGGGTCCCGGCTGAGGAGCGTGAAGCGGTCGACGACACCGTGATCCGGGCCGTGCTGGGGCTACCGGGAAAATATCGGGAAGTGGTGGTCCTCTATTATTATCAGGACTGCTCCACGGCGGAGATTGCCCAGGCGCTGGAACTGCCCCAGGGAACGGTATCGATACGGCTCAAACGGGCCAGAGAACGGCTGAAACCTGCGCTGAAGGAGTGGTATTATGCGGAATATTGA
- a CDS encoding hemolysin family protein — translation MLPDPLWPYILAGAVLFLAGALLSAAIGPFGRALNRLCNAFLRVTRIKPDAGLQSVSEDELRALMDLSEEKGSIEADEKEMIENVFDFNDTVAEDVMVHRTDMVMLWTGDTDEEIVQTIEDSGLSRFPVYEEDADDIVGILSTRDYLLNARRASPKPLKELLRAAYFIPESVRADVLFRDMQSKKVHMAIVVDEYGGTSGLVTMEDLLEEIVGNIYDEFDPQEDQEIIQLEPNLWRISGSAELEDVAEALEMEFPEDEESDTLGGLVFDQLSVIPEDGSKVEVDTHGLHIKVESIVDRRVDWALVSKCQEEEESQA, via the coding sequence TTGCTGCCGGACCCGTTATGGCCCTACATACTGGCAGGTGCCGTCCTGTTCCTGGCGGGAGCGCTGCTCTCCGCCGCCATCGGTCCCTTTGGCCGGGCGCTGAACCGACTCTGCAACGCGTTTCTCCGCGTCACCCGCATCAAGCCGGACGCGGGGCTCCAGTCGGTGTCGGAGGATGAGCTCCGCGCCCTTATGGATCTGAGCGAGGAGAAGGGCTCCATCGAGGCGGACGAAAAAGAGATGATCGAAAACGTCTTCGATTTCAACGACACCGTGGCCGAGGACGTAATGGTCCACCGCACCGACATGGTGATGCTCTGGACCGGGGATACCGACGAGGAGATCGTCCAGACCATCGAGGACTCCGGTCTCTCCCGTTTCCCGGTCTATGAGGAGGACGCGGACGACATCGTGGGTATCCTCAGCACCCGGGACTACCTCCTCAATGCCCGGCGGGCATCGCCCAAGCCGTTGAAGGAGCTGTTGCGTGCCGCCTATTTCATTCCTGAGTCGGTTCGGGCCGACGTGCTGTTCCGGGATATGCAGAGCAAGAAGGTCCACATGGCCATCGTGGTGGACGAGTATGGCGGCACCTCGGGGCTGGTGACCATGGAGGACCTGCTGGAGGAGATCGTGGGCAATATCTACGATGAATTCGATCCCCAGGAGGATCAGGAGATCATCCAGCTCGAGCCCAACCTGTGGCGCATCTCCGGTTCGGCGGAACTGGAGGACGTGGCCGAGGCCCTGGAGATGGAGTTCCCCGAGGACGAGGAGTCCGACACCCTGGGCGGGCTGGTGTTTGATCAGCTCTCCGTCATCCCCGAGGACGGGAGCAAGGTGGAAGTGGATACCCACGGTCTCCACATCAAGGTGGAGAGCATTGTGGACCGCCGGGTGGACTGGGCCCTGGTGAGCAAGTGTCAAGAGGAAGAGGAGAGCCAAGCGTGA
- a CDS encoding chloride channel protein, whose amino-acid sequence MREPAELLPPQSLDFLDFLRRAVFAVVIGLLVGIVGVAFHYGIDVVTELRQAHPRLILLLPVGGLSIILLYRACGMEKDRGTNLVLVAVREHEPMKLRTAPLIFLSTVITHLVGGSAGREGAALQLGASISNKIAHRLGVEPEEGRMLTVCGMAAAFSALFGTPLTAAIFALEVVHVGIIQYAALVPAFLSSLTGFLLAGYLGVPPTAYTVSGLPVLSPLALVQVVVMGGLCAALSVLFCKVMHGTGRLYAKYLPDARVRAVAGGFIMIGLSLLDGGLSDQVYNGAGGNLVQAAVTGNGAGVEPWGFLVKIVFTALTLGAGFRGGEIVPTFACGATFGCVAGPLIGLSPSFGGALGTVAAFCGVTNCPLSSILLAYELFGGGGLPLFALAIAVSYRLSGYTGLYSEQQIVYSKRTPHQIDKKAE is encoded by the coding sequence ATGAGGGAACCCGCCGAACTGCTGCCTCCCCAGTCCCTGGATTTTCTGGATTTTCTGCGCCGGGCCGTCTTTGCCGTGGTGATCGGGCTGCTGGTGGGGATCGTGGGCGTGGCCTTTCACTACGGCATCGACGTTGTTACCGAGCTGCGTCAGGCCCACCCCCGCCTGATCCTTCTGCTGCCGGTGGGCGGGCTGTCCATCATCCTTCTCTACCGCGCCTGCGGGATGGAAAAGGACCGGGGCACGAATCTGGTGCTGGTGGCCGTCCGGGAGCATGAACCCATGAAGCTGCGCACCGCCCCCCTTATCTTTCTCTCCACCGTCATCACCCATCTGGTGGGCGGCTCCGCCGGCCGGGAGGGGGCCGCCCTCCAGTTGGGCGCCTCTATCTCCAACAAGATCGCCCACCGGCTGGGCGTGGAGCCGGAGGAGGGACGGATGCTCACGGTCTGCGGCATGGCGGCCGCCTTCTCCGCCCTCTTCGGCACTCCCCTCACCGCCGCCATCTTCGCCCTGGAGGTGGTGCATGTGGGGATCATCCAATACGCCGCCCTGGTCCCGGCCTTTCTCTCCTCCCTCACCGGCTTTCTGCTGGCCGGATACCTGGGCGTCCCTCCCACGGCCTATACCGTCTCCGGCCTTCCCGTCCTCTCCCCCTTGGCGCTGGTCCAGGTGGTGGTGATGGGCGGCCTGTGCGCCGCCCTCTCCGTTCTTTTCTGCAAGGTGATGCACGGCACCGGCCGCCTTTACGCCAAATACCTCCCCGACGCCCGGGTGCGGGCCGTGGCGGGCGGCTTCATCATGATCGGCCTCTCCCTGCTGGACGGCGGGCTCTCCGACCAGGTCTACAACGGCGCGGGCGGGAATCTGGTCCAGGCCGCCGTCACCGGAAACGGCGCGGGCGTGGAACCCTGGGGCTTCCTGGTGAAAATCGTCTTTACCGCCCTCACCCTGGGGGCCGGCTTCCGGGGCGGCGAGATCGTCCCCACCTTTGCCTGCGGGGCCACCTTCGGCTGCGTGGCCGGGCCGCTCATCGGTCTCTCCCCCTCCTTCGGCGGCGCGTTGGGCACTGTGGCCGCCTTCTGCGGCGTGACCAACTGTCCTCTCTCCTCCATCCTCCTGGCCTATGAGCTTTTCGGCGGCGGCGGGCTGCCCCTCTTTGCCCTGGCCATCGCCGTGTCCTACCGTCTGTCCGGGTACACAGGTCTGTATAGCGAGCAGCAAATCGTATATTCTAAGCGTACCCCCCATCAAATCGATAAAAAGGCGGAATAA
- a CDS encoding amidohydrolase, giving the protein MQAVLYHGGPILTMEPGPRPEALLTRGGAIAALGALSELSSLAPGARRVDLEGRTLLPAFLDPHSHITALAATLSLCQLGAANSFEQIGLALRAFAEARRLPPDAWVMGFGYDHNVLAERAHPTRQVLDRFFPDAPVLITHASGHMGVANSKSLALMGVTAETPDPEGGRIGREADGRTPSGYLEELAFRQATAKVPMDRAADAAAALDAAQQIYLSRGITLIQDGLTGADEFQMLSAAARAGVFTADVVGYADLKKAPELSSSPCWQTPVGGFRLGGWKIFLDGSPQGLTAWMLEPYQGGDGTYTGYPIYSDEEVTGFVRRALSDGAQLLAHCNGDAAAAQYIRCCRRAQEETGRAVRDIRPVMIHAQLVRPEQLAEMKELGILPSFFAAHLWYWGDIHVENFGARRAASISPLGAAERLGLPYTLHQDTPVIQPDMLESVWCAVNRVTRSGAVLGPEYRVSPCAALRAVTANAAYQYRMEGRRGTLAPGKAADLVLLDRDPTVVPPEDIRGLRVLETIKDGVRVFQA; this is encoded by the coding sequence ATGCAGGCTGTTCTCTATCACGGCGGGCCCATCCTGACCATGGAGCCAGGCCCCCGTCCGGAGGCCCTTCTCACCAGAGGCGGAGCCATCGCCGCCCTGGGAGCCCTCTCAGAGCTCTCCTCCCTGGCCCCCGGCGCACGTCGGGTCGACCTGGAGGGCCGTACCCTCCTTCCCGCGTTCCTGGACCCCCATTCCCACATCACGGCCCTGGCCGCCACCCTCTCCCTGTGCCAGCTGGGCGCGGCGAACTCCTTCGAGCAGATCGGCCTTGCCCTGCGCGCCTTCGCGGAAGCGCGGCGCCTGCCTCCCGACGCCTGGGTCATGGGCTTTGGCTACGACCACAATGTGCTCGCCGAGCGCGCGCACCCCACCCGTCAGGTCCTGGACCGCTTCTTTCCCGACGCGCCGGTGCTCATCACCCACGCCTCCGGACACATGGGCGTGGCCAACTCCAAGTCCCTGGCCCTGATGGGCGTGACGGCGGAGACCCCCGACCCGGAGGGCGGACGCATCGGCCGGGAGGCCGACGGCAGGACCCCCAGCGGCTATCTGGAAGAGCTCGCCTTCCGGCAGGCCACCGCCAAGGTCCCCATGGACCGCGCCGCTGACGCCGCCGCGGCCCTGGACGCGGCCCAGCAGATCTACCTTTCCCGCGGCATCACGCTGATCCAGGACGGCCTCACCGGCGCGGATGAGTTTCAAATGCTCTCCGCCGCCGCCCGGGCCGGCGTCTTTACGGCCGATGTGGTGGGCTACGCCGACCTCAAGAAGGCCCCGGAGCTCTCGTCGTCCCCCTGTTGGCAGACGCCCGTGGGCGGGTTTCGCCTGGGGGGCTGGAAGATCTTTTTGGACGGCTCCCCCCAGGGTCTCACGGCCTGGATGCTGGAGCCCTATCAGGGCGGCGACGGGACCTATACCGGCTATCCCATCTACTCGGATGAAGAGGTGACCGGCTTCGTGCGCCGCGCGCTCTCCGACGGGGCGCAGCTTCTGGCCCACTGCAACGGAGACGCGGCCGCGGCGCAGTATATCCGCTGCTGCCGCAGGGCGCAGGAGGAGACGGGCCGCGCCGTCCGGGACATCCGCCCGGTGATGATCCATGCCCAGCTCGTCCGCCCGGAGCAGTTGGCCGAGATGAAGGAGCTGGGAATCCTCCCCTCCTTTTTTGCCGCCCACCTGTGGTATTGGGGCGACATCCATGTGGAAAACTTCGGGGCGCGGCGGGCCGCCTCCATCTCCCCCCTGGGGGCGGCGGAGCGGCTGGGCCTTCCCTATACCCTCCACCAGGACACCCCCGTCATCCAGCCGGATATGCTCGAGAGCGTCTGGTGTGCCGTAAACCGGGTCACCCGGAGCGGAGCCGTGCTGGGGCCGGAATATCGCGTCTCCCCCTGCGCAGCCCTCCGGGCCGTGACGGCAAACGCCGCCTACCAGTACCGCATGGAGGGGCGGCGGGGCACCCTTGCCCCAGGCAAGGCCGCCGATCTGGTGCTGTTGGACCGCGATCCCACCGTCGTTCCGCCGGAGGACATCCGAGGGCTCCGGGTGCTGGAGACCATCAAGGATGGAGTTCGGGTGTTTCAGGCGTGA
- a CDS encoding helix-turn-helix domain-containing protein, with protein MELFSVRLREERLKLGIKQKDMAGLLGITPRAYQYYEEGKRFPDFHGLLKIADCLHISIDYLVGRKDERA; from the coding sequence ATGGAATTGTTTTCTGTCAGACTGCGAGAAGAACGCCTAAAGTTGGGCATCAAGCAAAAAGATATGGCCGGCTTGTTGGGCATTACACCGAGAGCCTATCAGTATTACGAAGAGGGAAAGCGTTTTCCCGATTTTCATGGACTTTTAAAGATTGCAGACTGCTTGCATATTTCAATCGATTATTTGGTCGGCCGAAAAGATGAACGCGCCTGA
- the sdaAB gene encoding L-serine ammonia-lyase, iron-sulfur-dependent subunit beta: MNIFDIMGPIMVGPSSSHTAGAARIGLITRHLLGNRPAAAELLLHGSFAATGKGHGTDRALVAGLLGMQPDDPRIPRAFALARESGMELRISTAVIRGAHPNTVILRVRDREGRELEVNASSLGGGRVRVNAIDGMECTFTGDYPTLIIRNEDRPGAVAEVTSVLSRRQVNIATMQLYRDRRGGLAVMVLESDQPIWREAVDELRAAAGIVKVTYLNMEGEE; this comes from the coding sequence ATGAACATCTTCGACATCATGGGCCCCATTATGGTGGGGCCGTCGTCCTCCCACACGGCGGGGGCGGCACGCATCGGCCTCATCACCCGCCATCTGCTGGGGAACCGGCCCGCGGCGGCGGAGCTGCTCCTCCACGGCTCCTTTGCCGCCACCGGCAAAGGGCACGGCACCGACCGCGCCCTGGTGGCCGGACTCCTGGGCATGCAGCCCGACGATCCCCGCATCCCCCGCGCCTTTGCTCTGGCCCGCGAGTCGGGCATGGAGCTCCGAATCTCCACCGCCGTCATCCGCGGCGCCCACCCCAACACCGTCATCCTCCGGGTCCGGGACCGGGAAGGGCGGGAGCTGGAGGTCAACGCCTCCTCCCTGGGCGGCGGCCGGGTACGGGTCAACGCCATCGACGGGATGGAATGCACCTTCACCGGGGACTACCCCACCCTCATCATCCGCAATGAGGACCGGCCCGGCGCCGTGGCGGAGGTCACCTCCGTCCTCTCCCGCCGCCAGGTAAACATCGCCACCATGCAGCTCTACCGGGACCGCAGGGGCGGTCTGGCCGTCATGGTGCTGGAGAGCGACCAACCCATCTGGCGGGAGGCCGTCGACGAACTGCGCGCCGCCGCCGGCATCGTAAAAGTGACCTATCTCAATATGGAGGGGGAGGAGTAA